A stretch of the Lactuca sativa cultivar Salinas chromosome 9, Lsat_Salinas_v11, whole genome shotgun sequence genome encodes the following:
- the LOC111909185 gene encoding kinesin-like protein KIN-7A produces MAPYNQQSEGDKNISTTTPPVVAAQSKPNLKKIQMMSKTTGEDNIQSIKTYVTELKERVSKLQYQKQLLVCQAFEVEEANDGGGGGASDETDFVEEMEYPIMPRHLVLCQVPMEQACTPRIIVLQSLILP; encoded by the exons ATGGCTCCATATAATCAACAGAGTGAAGGGGACAAAAATATTAGTACTACTACTCCTCCTGTTGTTGCTGCACAAAGCAAACCAAATCTGAAAAAGATTCAAATGATGTCTAAAACAACAGGTGAAGATAATATTCAAAGCATAAAAACTTATGTTACTGAATTAAAAGAACGTGTGTCAAAGTTACAATACCAAAAACAGCTACTTGTCTGCCAG GCATTCGAGGTAGAGGAAGCaaacgatggtggtggtggtggggccTCTGATGAGACGGATTTTGTGGAGGAAATGGAATATCCTATCATGCCACGTCACCTTGTGTTATGTCAGGTACCTATGGAACAAGCTTGTACTCCTCGAATAATAGTATTGCAATCACTCATATTACCATAA